A single genomic interval of Trinickia acidisoli harbors:
- a CDS encoding helix-turn-helix domain-containing protein, with amino-acid sequence MSRRTFTRFFGAQTGVGFAQWRQQACLLSAVLRLSDGENVTTVALDLGYGSPSSFTALFQRVLGVPPSRYFEGHQA; translated from the coding sequence ATGAGCCGACGCACATTCACTCGATTCTTTGGGGCTCAGACCGGTGTCGGATTTGCTCAGTGGCGTCAGCAGGCTTGCCTGTTGAGCGCTGTTTTGCGGTTGAGCGATGGCGAAAACGTGACGACGGTCGCTCTGGACTTGGGGTATGGCAGCCCCAGTTCTTTCACGGCGCTGTTCCAGCGCGTACTGGGCGTGCCGCCAAGTCGTTACTTCGAAGGCCATCAAGCGTGA